In Quercus robur chromosome 11, dhQueRobu3.1, whole genome shotgun sequence, the sequence CCTAGAATCAATTGGATTTCTATTCTAGCCCTTTTTGGCTCCGAATTGTTGTCCTCAGTGGACAGTCGAACCACAGACATCACTCTGGAGGGATAGGAATCGGTCCTACCGGGAGCAGCAAAAATGATATTGATCGTTCCTAGAGGAGGTCTTAAAGAAGCATTTCTCCGGAGATCCGAACCTATCCGCTCTGCCAGGCCACTAAAATGGTGCAACAGCTGtttcaactttccttctcggactagCTGGTCTAAATGGTCCCAcaaattcctgcaatcctctGTAGTGTGTCCCTCGTCCTAAtggtattggcaataaaggCTCTGGTTGCACCTCATggggtttccagccatcttgttcggccatttgaagaacaGCTCGTTCTTAATCTTGTCCAGAACCTCATGAATTGATTCTCGAAACATTGCATTAACTGCCTGGGTGTTGGCAAACCCTGACTATCCAGCGAAATCTCTCTGAGGTCGGTTATTATTGaatcggtccgacctgaaatccctcctctcttgagggataaccttcGCTTTACCTTTCCCTTGCTGTTGGTCTTCCTCAACCCTCTTGTACTTATCAAGCTGGTCCATGAGTTGGATCACACTGGTAACAGGTTTGCCAATCAAAGTCTTCCTTAAACCGTGCTCAGCAGGGAGGCCGACCTTAAAAGTACCAATGGCCACGTTATCAAAGTCACCATCTATCTCATTGTACATCTCCTAGTATCTATCCAagtatgtttcaaggtttccccCTCTTGCATGGATAAGGAAAGTAGTGAGTCCAAGGGCCGAGGTACCCTATTACACGTGATAAAACGAGATCCAAAGGCCTGGCTGAGCTCCTTAAAGGAATCTATTGAATTGGCCCTTAGACTATCGAACTATCTTATCGCCACAAGTCCCAAACTGGAAGAAAATACTTTGCACATGAAAGCCTCGTCCTCAAAGTGGACAACCATTCTCTGGTTGAACTGGCTCACATGTTCTACAAGGTTTGTTCGACCATTGTAAATGGTGAACGTGGGCTAatggaatcgccgaggaagTTTTGCCTTCTCTATCTTGTGCGTGAAAGGTGATTTGGAGATTTGGTTTAATGCCTTGCTCATAGCATCGTTTTCCAAGCCTTTACGAGATGGGCTCCTGTATCTTCGCTTGTGGTGCTCTTCATTGTAAGAGAAAGACTCGCTTCGTGGAGTTCTTGATCTTTGTCTGTAACTAGCATCCTCTTCATCATTGGAGGAGACGTCAGAATTGGAAGGGGTTCATTTCCATTGTGCATGGCGCAACTTCTTCTTTAAATTGTTAATCTCCCCTTACATGGCTCTTTTGTTCTTCTCTTGAGAGACGTGACTCCCAACTCAAGAATGACTTTTACCAGTATGTGTGGTGTGTGTGCTACCTTCTCGATCTCGCTTGATTCAAGGTTAAGGAAGTCGTCTTGTCGCCTAGAACCCATGGATTCTTCTTGATGGGGACCTAATCCTACCATAGTTAAACGTCACACTCACTATCACACAAGTTCTTCttacagacgacgccaattgtagggacttGTTTTACAACCTAAGCCCAAAAATGTATGAGATCTTGGCCCggtgagcccaatacaataaatttgtaaagagtgggtcgaagaactaggctctaatgaattTGACAATGGTTAGGACAGCTTCAGAAGATGGttaagcaaaaacaaagaacGTAGAGTTGAATGAATTCATTGTCCGAGCATATGCATCtccatataaattaattaaattgattacaagtataatttttattgctaCAATACTCTCTGATGAATTTTCGATTCCTATCTCATGGAGGGTTTCTCACATTGTATAGTTCCCTTGggatcatcttgatcctacacttgttgatcatttgaggccttacttgagtgcctgtcccatcagacaccctctttggTTTCCTGTGAATAGTGGTGACCAAGATAACACTATTCAGGGATCTTCTCTatataaatgcggccagaaaagtagctgcagtgcatttaatgcggtggtagcagctttccctcagatatttttgggtttccttcatTCTTGTATGTTCATGAGGCACGTCCCTATCACTAGAGATTCTAGGAGGGTCACTCTAATTGCCGGAATACATACTTAAGTtgcattcatcatatccgaggaggagttcctcctcggaccacattcCATTCATTCTTTACTCATGAAACTTTAAATTGGAACCTCTCATAACTATTTGCCCCTCCTCGAACTATTCAACATCCTCAGAGAAagtccaaggcccaatatataattttgggccTTAATCCCTACATCATATAAATacttgatttaattttttttttttataaaacttgtACATTTCAATTACCCATGACTTATTCAATTTTACATGAAAGATAGCATCTCTACAAAACTTATTATAATTAAacttttgaaggaaaaaaaatatgaatttaaattttcaggcaaataataaaaatataatctgAGTTATGACTTGAAGAATACTCTTTCTagctttattctttctttttgttgtggACAATGTTGTTGAATAGATAACACCTTGGGAAGACTCAAATTGaaaagttaatataatatattgtcATGTTAATAGATATTCTTAGGACAATTGTTTATATACCATTCTAGGAAAGTTTTTATAGCATTTTTAtatatggaaaattgaaaaagttgtcaaaacattaattaattgCTTATTTTCTgtctttataaaaattttcctaaaatatttcattaacaaatgcccttagggcattcaTTAACTTTTCCCTATAACATATAAAGATATCAATTGATCCAAAATGTTTTAAGCCTATGAGTTTGGACCTATCCATATTAAATTAACTATTCTctcttattattcttatttaatGTTGGACTTTACTCAGGTGCAGTTGTACCTTATCTTTTGActtggaaattaaaaaaacattatatatatatatatatatatataatatttattttattagtttgatCTACGACacttaaaatagtattttttcaACCCCTAATCACAGCCCAATCCAAAACCAAATAACAACACAGACCAGCCAATCTCAAAACCAAAATCTACATAGAATaatctcactttctctctttgattttatttctaatCTCATTCTCATGAATCTCAactcatccttttttttttctttttttttttataactttaacTATCTAAATTAGTAtctctctttattataaatttatatcatGTACATGTGTGATACTGATTGTATAcgttacttatttattttttcataatattatttatgtgaaTTGTGATGCGTGTAAATGTGTGCatgtatattataaatataatataactttatataatttaagaatTACAAAATACAGAGAgtttgttacatgtgtgtatattgttaaaaaagtaaatgaaattttaattatttaattggttaagtagacacttagtataatatttatgtataAATGAATGTGACTATAtgggtcaataattaatacaatgcCAATGGGtttagttttgtcatttaatttaaaatatttttttataaaaaaatgaaatatttttaataaaaacaatgaaaaataggaaataacaactgaataaaaataaaaatggtcaCACTTATCCACATTGATAATAGATAATGACAATTAATAATAAACTATTATGTAACTATTTAAGAATATGAAAACCcttaaaagaaattgtaaaacttcatatattttttctataaaaaaaaaacttcatgtatttgcatttttttaacaCCTCTCCAATAAACTTTTCACAAGCATGAGGAAGAGAAATTTTCAAAGGCTACTATCAAGAACCAAATTTGAAGCTTAAGATTTTTTATAGGTAGAAATACAGGAAATCCAACTTACTATGATAAGTTTTGTAGAATAATTGTTCGGAAACCGAAAGGGGAAAAACAAATCCGTTTCttcctttttcatattttaatacAATGTATCAAATCTTTGCTTAATAGTCTGAACAACGTGGAATAGTCTaaactaattctaatttttattttttaattttatttttgagaatcttCCTAATTCTACTCCCAACTTTATTATATCTACTGAAATTCTAGGCCCACTTGTACCGTCCAtttcatatatttatacaataaaTCAATAATACAATGTTTGCACTTCTCTTTAATGATTCATGACAAAAACTTTGGTGAAAACTTTTCTTTAGtgcaaaatcaaacaaaaacgtACCAAACAAAAACGTACCAAACAAAGTGTATGAATCCGTACCAAATATATTActaattataaacaaaattgtCCAAACTTTAACATACTCGACTATGAGTGAAATAAGTAATGCAATAGAATAcctgcaaaaaataaaacatgtttattttaaggtgcaagaaacaaaacatgcTTGCTTTTGAAAGATAATCTCAAATTTATGAAGAGTTTCTTGATCCACAAGATGATAAGTTTGAAATCCACTTGATGATAGGTTTGAAATCCACTTGAAGACTTATTTAAAGTTTTCTTAAAACTTGATTAACAAGAAAATATGTTCTAAAACAGACCCCAATCGATGCCTATCATAATATGcacttaaaaataagaaaataattaccctagaacaaaaattataaaaaatgacataaaaaaaaaaaaaatttaacaattatcAAAAGTCTAAAGGTAAATTCTGtcttacataaaaaaattagtgtGAAAATTATAATTCAGTACTCCTCGTTGATCACTTTTACAAATTGGAGCAAATGTAATGGTAATAAAGAGCTCTTCCATTTATCAGGATGTCACATCCACTGAAGCCATCACCTCAGGAAGAGGCGAGTTTCGACACACCGGGCATGTAGCATGCAGGCGTAGCCAGGAGTCGACACATTTAAGATGAAAGATATGACTACAATCGGGTAACAAGCGCAACACATCCGTGTCATTGTAATCAGCCAAGCATATTGAACAACAGGATGAGGTAGAGTTTCCCTGGTAGAGCTTGGCTTCGGCATAGAGGAGCTTTGGGTATTGACGTAGAGTGGCTTCATCAATACCTGCATGAAAGTTATTGATGGAGTGTACGGGGATTGTTCCGGCGGACTGTTGGTGGTGATAGGCAGAAGTACGTTGCACGAGAAAGCAAATTGCAATCATGAAGAAGACAAAAATGATGGTTCCTGTGAAAATGATGAATCCGACGACATATCCAGCTCCAATCATGTTGATGTTATCTAAGGCATcattggagagagaaagagagagagagagagagagaatgagttCGGGAAATCGATGAGGCTTTCGACTTgttaagaagaaaaggaaaggtgGGCATGATTGGGGAGAGCTAGCATCTGGTGAGATTCTTTGGTGGGCTGCTATTATATATCATTATATCCAGTTTCTAGCTTGATGGTCAACTGTCATGTTCCaatcctctaaaaaaaaaaaaaaaaatacaaaggaaAGAGAAATTTCTCTCCAATTACATTACTCAGACTATTGAGTAATGGTTTATACAACTGATAAAGATCCACACCTGGAAAAATCCACGTAATATATTAGATCATGACCTAGGAAAGGATTGGGTCCATTGGGTTCAAGTTTGACCTAGCTAGTTGGGTTTTGCTTAGAAACATATTGAATTAAAGTTATTTGCCTTAATTTTATTACTCTTACTTCggatgatttatatatatatattcaagttacacttgatgtattTAAGTTATGTTATACcgcttaatataatttttattgaataagtatttcaacaaatttactgttggattagattttttttcttatactctACATACTTGATAAATTTCTAGATGATTTGAGATCAACAACTTTTTtatcaatcaaattttaaattttcaagtttttgtatttaaaattgtatataaaaaaatgaatttctagataaaataacaaatagCTTTTTGATAGTTATTAGGTAGTGTAATATTTCTTAAAGTtattcttctccattttttatgGAATTCTATTATTCTTCTCTCACTGAAGCAAAACGCGCAGCATCATTCTCTCTTTAAACATAATTTCATTTGGAATGTGATAACAAGCTGGTATAAGGATATTTTTGCTTATATTTTGTATTGTTTGTGGGTTCTAAGTGGTTCCCATAACAAAGAGGCTTTACTCTAtatttaattagtttatttCTCACGTAACCAATTACTGTTTGTGGGTACCACCTAGCTTGTTTTGGTTCAAAAAATCACGGATAGATACtatttgcaagtcttagagtaTTCTCATAAGCtctcttataaaaaatactattttgacacaccaaaaacctactttactattttaccatatcattttacaatatatcatTTATCAGATATTCTATTCTTtcattctaaatattaaaataatatatacaacacattaaaataatatatttacttaaAACTCAACAATATACGAACACACAACCCCGGCAGTCACCACTAACCAAGAACCACCTCTACAACCACCGCCACAAACTACAACCACAGTCACCGGTCCTCcaacaaattccaaatccaaaaacctcaacaagaaaaaaaaaaaaaaaaaaaaaaaaaaaaaaacctttaataaAACCCCACCATACACAGCacagcccaccaccaccatacCCAAGCACAACTTGCCACCACCACCCAACCTCCAATCCCTCTAGATAAGCCTAAACCTCACAACCTACcggcaacaacaaaaaaagccACCACCACAAGCTCGATGACGCGGCGTGGCGTGACGTGACGTGGTGGGTGGCACGAAGCTCGGAGGCGTGGCGTGGTGGTAACTGTGGTGAGATCGGCGTGGCTATGAAAGAGCAACAGAGAGGGCTAGACAGAGATGAGAGTTTGGGTCAGGGTTAGAGAGATTGAAGGTTGAGAGGGAGTGTCAAAGAGAGATGGGGAATTAGGAAAATCAACACAGAAAATTGATTGGcggttttgtttttgagtgaTCTTTAgagagtttttgggttttgtttttgaaggaGACCTTGAGTTTGCATTTGCGTTTGAGAATGAATGAGGAAAGGGAGATACAATAGAGATGAGAGTTGAGAAAGAGAACCAGATGGAGAAAGAGAAACagatggagagagaaaaagtatataaaataataataaaaatttgggcACATTTGTCCATACCGTCTCAAATATAAGACGGAACTGTAGTTGTGTgtcaaaaattttgagatttaagATATCTGATGAAGGTTGGTTTGACATTTGACACACCTGATGGTAATGCTTTTACTCTATAGCTTTTgctcatctttttatttattgcaGGTTCCATTTTActcacttaaaaagaaaaatagtattttcaacaaaaaagcAATCTGAcctatcttatttttattttagttttttcctATAGTACTATGAGCAAAgcacaaaaaccaaaaagtttaaTAAATTATTCCCGAATATACACTAGTATGTTGTACTTTGTTAGTTTTTCACTCGCAGACAAGGGAACAAAGTAGCTCATAAGCTTGCTAGACTAGCTTGTAATTTTCCCACTTTTAATGTTTGGATGGAGAATGTTCCTCCAAACATTGCTCCTGTGTATATTTCTGAATTGGTTTAATGAAacttcctcccccccccccccccccccctttgtCTTCTTGGggcagattctcaaaaaaaaaaaaaaaatgatcatcattcaatttttgtttGCGTAACTCagcgaaaaaataaaataaaaaccttgcatgcgtttttttaaaaacaagaagagataTGATGTTAAAATAAGCTTTATTTAAACAACCTAGaaatattttagaatatttttgccAGAATGTTGTATGATTCAAACAAGAGAGCTAACCAACCTTACTAGGCCTACTTGAAGTTCATGAGATCGAATATATTTTGCCAGAATATATTGTCTGACTCTGACCTCGTTTTTACGttcgaaatttcaaatttcaaattaaaaaaataccaaaaatattatttttctagttGGAGTAATGGGAtttgttcaaaaaaattattaatttatctcAATTTGTTAACCTGCGGGTTAGCGAATTTCGTGATTTAATCATCAAAATGACCCAATTGTCCTTGGTTGGTTGACAGTCAAATTAGGTCAAATTccatcaaattatccaaattacataatttcatgttaaaattaatatttctaaACCATTTTCACAAGTTTGACCAAGTTTCACTATGCTCTACCCTAGCTTAATCTTGATTTGACCAAAGTTCGACCACCTCATTTGGAtaaatttaagtttatattggggatatttcactttaaaatgactattcatgggctcaaatcagatttgaaaCGAACAAGATAttgtaaaaatgataaaaaagtgcaaaacattttgtcattttaattttattcaataatcttgataaaatcaaatttcatttaattttaatcaAACGATTCCCCATTGGCTCAAATGAGGAGTCGATGGAAAGGTCTCAACATGAATTTCAATTTACCATACACAAATTACAAAAATTCTACTTCTAACAAACACatttacaaaaacaaagaagtagAAACCTTTTAATAAAAACTAGTTTTTGACACTACTTTACTAGGCATTTTACTTACCCAATATCAAAAATTGGGCCAAAGAGTGGAtagttttagaaaatatatcAACCTATTTCTCATAATATTTCATGTGAACCGAATGGAGTTCGGGAGAGTCGGGAAATAATGTCGCAAAAATAGGATAAATTGTGTGAAAACCATAAAAACTAGTGTTTGGTGCCCTATTTGGGCATGAATTTCTTACAACTCGAGAAGGATGGAACTATAATATTGGCAAGCTTTCTAAGTAATGATGACTGTCTACGTCCTGGAAAAAAAGGGCATTACAAGAGCTTATATGTTCATATCCATGTGCTTAAGTGCTTAAATCATTGTCCCGTTATTCTATATCTCTTATGCTTGGATAAAACATCATGATGGGAATGTTACTTTGTTTGAATGAATCCAACTAAAGCCATGGGATTGATGTTCttacttatattattatttccTTATGcttgaatgtataatttattgatggaaggttaatttgtttaaataaatcAATAGATTACATGCTTGTTTTGTTGATATATATCAAGGTCTTTCCAATGAATGCAAATACTCTATACTACTTTTTATGTATCACTCTATGTTCCACCAATCACTACTTATCATGTGTATTTTCgctttccattttaaactttagttattttataaggaaagtaaaatgaaaacatAGAAAGTACTAATTGGTGAAACATAGAGTAGTACACAAAAAgtagtataaaatattttaaatcctTTTCGATAACATTTCATGTTGATGAATCTTGGTCAATGACACTCATACATCACATATGCTAAACTTGATTCAACAATATAACTACCCATTGAAGGACTTGGATGAACTATCACATCTATGGTTATTCATGCCGTGCATGATTCTTATGGTCTCCAACTATTGCAATCTACATATATTCAAGGCCGGCTATATCTTAGATGTAATTGATGCAATTGCCTAAGGCCTCTAAGTGAAAGAAGACCCTAAATCTAAACCAATAAAATTATCTCTTTATGTGtaaaagtattaattaagctccaaatattaattaatgcatattaataattttttaactaaagaaaaaacattaaaaaaaatgtgggcTATGTAGGAGAACTGATA encodes:
- the LOC126706746 gene encoding RING-H2 finger protein ATL70-like — encoded protein: MAQVPNVVVFTLCIGTLLFFFLVIAIFFYMQRTSAHQHQQPAGTVPVHSINNFHPGIDEATLRQYPKLLYAEAKLYQGNSTSSCCSICLADYNDTDVLRLLPDCSHIFHLKCVDSWLRLHATCPVCRNSPLPEVMASVDVTS